Within the Echinicola sp. 20G genome, the region AGTATTTCGTCTGGAAGGCTTTCGAAGTACCCTTCAGGAACTTTAAATATGTCTCTTTTAGGAATGTTTTTCATAACGCTAATTCTTAGACAGTTGATTTCGCAAAAGGTTTACTCCCCTTTGATTTCCTTTTCTATTTTTTTTACTGCATGGTGATAGCTTGCCTTTAAGGCACCAACTGAAGTTTCAGTAATTCGACTGATTTCTTCATAGCTAAGTTCCTCATAATACTTTAAGTTAAAGACCAATCTTTGTTTTTCAGGAAGTTTTAGCAATATTTTTTGTAATAATACCTGAATGGCATCACCATCTATGTGTGGTGATGTGTCGAGATAGTTGGCCATTTTTTTTTCGTGATCATCAATCTGTAAGAAAAAGCGTTTCTTTTTTTTCTCCAGAAAATTAAGACTTTCA harbors:
- a CDS encoding RNA polymerase sigma factor produces the protein MNLLDDCTILSLVKAPETRERGFRLLVEQYQKRIYGVIRKMVIIHEDANDITQNTFVKAFRNIDKFKAESSLFTWLYRIATNESLNFLEKKKKRFFLQIDDHEKKMANYLDTSPHIDGDAIQVLLQKILLKLPEKQRLVFNLKYYEELSYEEISRITETSVGALKASYHHAVKKIEKEIKGE